Proteins encoded within one genomic window of Proteiniborus ethanoligenes:
- a CDS encoding zinc ribbon domain-containing protein: MSNKISKERKSIYYVGLGLIVLGVILFLSSFITVAIDMNSSFGGPPTFFLRAVVGMICIIIGNVLVSIGAKGVAGSGLILDPEKAREDLQPFNAAKGKMINDVIENIDVVKNIKGENAERETKEIIKIKCRQCGALNDEDAKFCKSCGKTI, encoded by the coding sequence ATGTCAAATAAAATTTCTAAAGAAAGAAAATCCATTTACTATGTAGGATTAGGACTTATAGTGCTAGGAGTTATTTTGTTTCTTTCCTCATTTATCACAGTTGCAATAGATATGAACTCAAGCTTTGGAGGACCACCAACCTTCTTTCTAAGAGCAGTAGTAGGGATGATATGTATTATTATAGGAAATGTACTTGTTAGTATAGGGGCAAAAGGTGTTGCAGGCTCAGGACTTATTTTAGATCCAGAAAAGGCAAGAGAAGACTTACAGCCTTTTAATGCTGCAAAGGGAAAAATGATAAATGATGTCATTGAAAATATAGATGTAGTTAAGAACATAAAGGGAGAAAACGCTGAAAGAGAAACAAAGGAAATAATAAAAATAAAATGCAGACAATGTGGTGCGCTTAATGATGAGGATGCAAAATTCTGTAAATCTTGTGGAAAGACAATATAA